ACACCCGCTTAAGGACAGGTTTCAGGTGGAATATAACCTAGGTTAACAGGAGTTCAGCGAACTAGTGAGTAAGTGACAAATGAGGTGAACCATGGCAGCAGCATTGGGATGGTGGGGCGTTCCTCTAGGAATATTGGCAGGGACATTGCGGGGCAGTGCACCTTTCTTGTTCGTAAGCTTGGGCGAATGCTTAACGGAAAAGAGTGGCAAAATCAACCTAGGACTGGAGGGTACGCTGCTCACTGGCGCTATGAGTGCCTATGCTATATCCTATCTAGGGGCTGAAAAATGGGGACTATCGCCAGCATTGTCTCCATGGCTAGGGGTAATTATTGCGGGAATAGCAGGTATGGTGTTGGGCTTTATCCATGCTTGGTTGTCTCAGCAGCCCAAAGTTAATGATGTTGCTGTGGGCATCGCTATGATTATCTTCGGCAGCGGCATTGCTTTCTTTTTAGGCAAACCGTTTATTCAGCCTAAGGCTCCCCAGTTGCCAACAATCGACCTCGGATTTTGGACAAGCATTCCCCAAGTACAATCAGCCCTGAAAATTAGCCCCCTGTTTATCTTGGGTTTGCTAATTGCTCCATTGATGGCCTGGTTCTTCAAGTCCACACGCTGGGGCTTGTTTGTGCGGGCAGTGGGTGATAGTCCTGATGCAGCTTTGGCGATGGGAATTTCTATTAAGCGGGTGCGGATGTTGTGCATTG
The Cyanobacteriota bacterium genome window above contains:
- a CDS encoding ABC transporter permease, which gives rise to MAAALGWWGVPLGILAGTLRGSAPFLFVSLGECLTEKSGKINLGLEGTLLTGAMSAYAISYLGAEKWGLSPALSPWLGVIIAGIAGMVLGFIHAWLSQQPKVNDVAVGIAMIIFGSGIAFFLGKPFIQPKAPQLPTIDLGFWTSIPQVQSALKISPLFILGLLIAPLMAWFFKSTRWGLFVRAVGDSPDAALAMGISIKRVRMLCIVAGSFLAGIGGACLSLYYPGIWSESISSGQGLMAVALVIFARWNPINCLYASLFFGGAQAIGPALQAVGIEQGRYLFNAAPYVLTLVIMIITCSPKKTIGGAPGALGTISG